A single Anatilimnocola floriformis DNA region contains:
- a CDS encoding TatD family hydrolase has product MDYFDPHIHMVSRITDDYETLARMGCVALSEPAFWAGFDRGTVHGFRDYFRQLTEVEPKRAAQYGIQHYCWLCINAKEAENVSLSREVIAMIPEFINKPNVLGIGEIGLNKNTRNEAIVFLEHMELAIKYEQQILIHTPHLEDKYQGTRMILDMLTGDSRIERNRVLVDHVEEHTIRHVLEEGFWAGMTLYPVSKCTPARAVDMIEMYGSERLMVNSAGDWGPSKPTAVPDFIMEMRRRKHPESLIRKIVYENPLQFFSQSQSFRFTPRDASETVATR; this is encoded by the coding sequence ATGGATTACTTCGACCCGCATATTCACATGGTTTCGCGGATTACCGACGACTACGAGACGCTCGCGCGCATGGGTTGCGTCGCACTCAGCGAACCGGCGTTCTGGGCCGGTTTTGATCGTGGCACGGTTCACGGCTTTCGTGATTACTTCCGGCAGCTGACCGAAGTCGAACCGAAGCGGGCCGCGCAATACGGCATTCAGCATTACTGCTGGCTCTGCATCAACGCCAAGGAAGCCGAGAACGTCAGCCTGTCGCGCGAAGTGATCGCGATGATTCCTGAGTTCATCAACAAGCCGAACGTGCTCGGCATCGGAGAGATCGGGCTCAATAAAAATACTCGCAACGAAGCCATCGTGTTTCTCGAGCACATGGAACTGGCGATCAAGTACGAACAGCAAATCCTCATTCACACTCCGCACCTGGAAGACAAATACCAAGGGACGCGGATGATTCTCGATATGCTCACCGGCGACTCGCGCATCGAGCGCAATCGCGTGCTCGTCGATCACGTCGAGGAGCACACCATCCGCCACGTTCTGGAAGAAGGTTTCTGGGCCGGCATGACGCTCTATCCCGTGAGCAAGTGCACGCCCGCTCGCGCGGTCGACATGATCGAAATGTACGGCTCGGAGCGTCTGATGGTGAACTCGGCCGGCGATTGGGGCCCGAGCAAACCGACGGCTGTGCCCGACTTCATCATGGAAATGCGCCGCCGCAAACATCCGGAAAGTCTCATCCGCAAAATCGTGTACGAAAATCCGCTGCAGTTCTTCAGCCAGAGTCAGAGCTTTCGCTTTACTCCGCGCGATGCCAGCGAAACGGTCGCCACGAGATGA
- a CDS encoding class I SAM-dependent methyltransferase: MSDHLHSQDKIWSHFQNADPESFAAAKPRLEYIVRSISRRVKSPKPKVLNIGVGSGHFEQTALARGFEVHSLDPDAVAIERLATAGVTGHVGYIEQMSLADKQFDAVVASEVLEHLHDAQRAAGLQEISRVLKPGGWFLGTVPYNENLKAGDVICPCCGTLFHRWGHQQTFTVASLRTQLEHQFAVRELRRTAFVPFRNRGPFGKLKSLARLLLARAGQMIAVPSLYWVAQSRG, translated from the coding sequence GTGAGCGATCACCTCCATTCGCAAGACAAAATCTGGTCGCATTTTCAAAATGCCGATCCAGAGTCGTTCGCTGCCGCGAAGCCGCGGCTCGAATACATCGTGCGCTCGATTTCCCGTCGAGTGAAGTCGCCGAAACCAAAGGTTCTCAACATCGGTGTCGGCAGCGGGCATTTCGAGCAAACGGCACTCGCTCGTGGCTTTGAGGTTCATTCGCTCGATCCCGATGCCGTCGCCATCGAGCGGTTAGCCACGGCGGGCGTGACCGGGCATGTTGGTTACATCGAGCAGATGTCGCTCGCCGACAAGCAATTTGATGCGGTCGTTGCCTCCGAAGTGCTCGAGCATCTGCACGATGCTCAGCGAGCCGCCGGCCTGCAGGAAATCTCTCGCGTGCTCAAGCCCGGCGGTTGGTTTCTCGGCACGGTGCCTTACAACGAGAACCTCAAAGCGGGTGACGTCATTTGTCCTTGCTGCGGCACACTCTTTCATCGCTGGGGCCATCAGCAGACCTTTACGGTGGCCAGCTTGCGAACGCAACTGGAGCATCAGTTCGCCGTCCGCGAATTGCGCCGCACGGCCTTTGTGCCTTTTCGCAATCGCGGGCCGTTCGGCAAGCTAAAGTCGCTGGCTCGGCTGCTGCTGGCGCGGGCTGGCCAGATGATTGCCGTTCCGTCGTTGTATTGGGTAGCTCAATCGCGGGGATGA
- the atpE gene encoding ATP synthase F0 subunit C, which produces MKKFAFLTLMFFALVLCAAPIMAQDKAPVPLISFDRYIGAAITTLGAAFGIGKLASSALESMARQPEVAGNIQTAMIIAAALIEGFTFFALVICFMK; this is translated from the coding sequence GTGAAGAAGTTCGCTTTTCTGACCCTGATGTTTTTCGCTCTCGTCCTTTGCGCCGCTCCGATCATGGCCCAGGATAAGGCTCCAGTTCCGCTCATCAGCTTTGACCGCTACATCGGCGCCGCCATCACGACGCTGGGCGCCGCCTTCGGCATCGGCAAGCTGGCCAGCAGCGCTCTGGAAAGCATGGCTCGTCAACCAGAAGTTGCCGGCAACATCCAAACAGCGATGATCATCGCGGCCGCTCTTATTGAAGGTTTCACGTTCTTCGCACTCGTCATTTGCTTCATGAAGTAA
- the atpH gene encoding ATP synthase F1 subunit delta → MSDTQSGKFDAGRQHLGTVYAKALLGAAQDAGKVDGVLEELSSLENDVFKKLPALRMTLVSPRVSADEKIALLDKAFKGKMSTVLLNFLKVTAQHDRLSCLPDVLRSFRELLNDVQGKLAVTVRSAYPLNNTLRDRIAAKLGDVLKKQVTINVEVDPDLLGGLVVRIGDTVYDGSVAASLQKMKSVALEQTSAAIRDSLNRFTAT, encoded by the coding sequence ATGTCCGATACACAATCAGGCAAATTCGACGCAGGCCGGCAGCACCTAGGCACGGTCTATGCCAAGGCTTTGCTCGGCGCGGCGCAGGATGCCGGCAAAGTTGACGGCGTGCTGGAAGAGCTGAGTTCGCTCGAGAACGACGTCTTCAAAAAGTTGCCAGCCTTGCGGATGACCCTGGTGTCGCCGCGAGTTTCGGCCGATGAGAAGATCGCGCTGCTCGACAAGGCTTTCAAAGGGAAGATGAGCACTGTGCTCCTCAACTTTTTGAAGGTTACGGCTCAGCACGATCGCTTAAGCTGCTTGCCCGACGTGCTCCGCAGCTTCCGCGAACTGCTCAATGATGTCCAGGGAAAACTTGCGGTTACCGTGCGTTCGGCATACCCGCTGAACAACACGCTTCGCGATCGGATTGCGGCCAAATTGGGTGACGTGCTGAAGAAGCAAGTCACGATCAATGTCGAGGTCGATCCCGACCTACTTGGTGGTCTGGTCGTGCGAATCGGCGACACGGTTTATGACGGCAGCGTCGCGGCTTCTCTGCAAAAGATGAAGAGCGTCGCGCTGGAGCAAACATCGGCGGCCATTCGCGATTCGCTCAATCGGTTTACGGCTACCTAA
- a CDS encoding serine/threonine-protein kinase, with amino-acid sequence MTELPGDVASEPDLVGRRLGDYQLLRRLGRGGMAEVYLAQQMSLERQVAFKVLRQSLAANETYVRRFHHEAQAAAKLTHANIVQIHEVGQAEGVHYIVQEYVPGRNLKQLLAHRGRPFDAPQVSLILRQVAGALQRAADEGIIHRDIKPENIMLSSSGEVKVADFGLARIAQGGDKLDLTQIGMTMGTPLYMSPEQVEGKVVDPRSDLYSLGVTAYHILAGRPPFDGESALAVAVQHLKNDPPRLETIRPDVPSGLCRIVHRLLAKRADDRYQRPVELLKELRSLKIEGLEDDWAADLPAWGLTATFIGTGLNEATQQLSRAMLKQALTRQKSWAWLIGIVLLIVAFPVGGMIAWSLMPPPLLVASNIPKATMKKYETIDEQLFAALLAQQNREQALKAVWEYFPPGNSPEALRITRIAKSHLGFWYLQQNRLTDAYAIYHELANLEQTEREFRALGLAGEAVVLDRQEQPDEVKERLPSLLSNYSRLPQENLLKADIEALLKKYGLSAPK; translated from the coding sequence ATGACCGAACTGCCCGGCGATGTCGCGAGCGAGCCAGACCTGGTGGGTCGGCGGCTGGGCGATTATCAGCTGCTCCGTCGCCTCGGCCGCGGCGGTATGGCCGAGGTTTATCTCGCGCAGCAAATGTCGCTCGAGCGGCAGGTGGCGTTCAAAGTTCTCCGCCAAAGCCTGGCCGCGAACGAAACCTATGTCCGCCGCTTTCATCACGAAGCTCAAGCGGCTGCCAAGCTGACCCACGCCAACATCGTGCAGATACACGAAGTGGGACAGGCCGAAGGCGTGCACTACATCGTTCAGGAATACGTGCCAGGGCGGAACCTGAAACAGTTGCTCGCCCATCGCGGCAGGCCGTTCGATGCGCCGCAGGTTTCACTCATTCTGCGCCAGGTGGCTGGCGCTCTGCAGCGTGCCGCCGATGAAGGAATCATTCATCGCGACATCAAGCCCGAAAACATCATGCTGTCGAGTTCCGGCGAAGTAAAGGTCGCCGACTTCGGCCTGGCCCGCATCGCCCAAGGCGGCGACAAGCTCGATCTGACGCAGATCGGCATGACCATGGGCACGCCGCTGTACATGAGTCCCGAGCAAGTAGAGGGAAAGGTCGTCGACCCACGCAGCGATCTTTATTCGCTGGGCGTGACGGCCTATCACATTCTCGCTGGCCGGCCCCCGTTCGACGGCGAGAGCGCGCTCGCGGTGGCGGTGCAGCATTTGAAAAATGATCCGCCGCGGCTCGAAACCATCCGGCCCGATGTGCCGTCCGGATTGTGTCGCATCGTGCATCGCTTGCTCGCCAAACGCGCCGATGATCGTTATCAACGGCCCGTGGAACTGCTCAAGGAGTTGCGGTCTCTCAAGATCGAAGGGCTCGAAGACGATTGGGCCGCTGATCTGCCGGCCTGGGGTTTGACTGCCACCTTTATCGGAACGGGACTCAACGAAGCCACGCAGCAACTCTCGCGAGCCATGCTCAAGCAGGCTCTCACGCGGCAAAAAAGCTGGGCATGGCTCATCGGCATTGTGCTGCTGATTGTGGCCTTTCCTGTGGGCGGCATGATTGCCTGGTCGCTCATGCCGCCGCCGTTGCTGGTCGCCAGCAACATTCCCAAGGCGACGATGAAAAAGTATGAAACGATCGACGAGCAGCTTTTCGCCGCGCTGCTTGCCCAGCAGAACCGCGAGCAGGCTCTGAAAGCGGTCTGGGAATATTTTCCGCCGGGCAACAGCCCCGAAGCGCTGCGCATCACCCGCATCGCCAAGTCGCATCTCGGCTTCTGGTACTTGCAACAGAATCGGCTAACCGACGCCTATGCCATTTATCACGAACTCGCGAATCTCGAACAAACCGAGCGGGAGTTTCGTGCTCTCGGACTGGCCGGAGAGGCAGTCGTGCTCGATCGGCAAGAGCAACCCGATGAAGTCAAGGAACGGCTCCCTTCGCTCCTCAGCAACTACAGCCGCCTGCCGCAAGAAAATCTGCTGAAAGCAGATATCGAAGCGCTGCTGAAAAAGTACGGCCTCTCGGCGCCGAAGTAG
- the atpF gene encoding F0F1 ATP synthase subunit B produces MVRLLGLLCVVCALSFGPTVASALAQHEPEAKAAAKGGPDLTHANASEGLSQPQEMRFDLAIATFIIFVLLAGILAKFAWGPIVDGLDKREQGIAKMIDDAKLAQQQAEAQLRSYEVKLAAAADEARTMVAQARHDAEATRERERAETKALLEKDRQQAKAEIEAAKNVALQQIAEKSVNTAISLASSIVRREIKPEDHDALVTDALGKFTKLN; encoded by the coding sequence ATGGTTCGTTTGCTCGGTTTGTTGTGCGTGGTCTGCGCGCTCTCCTTTGGGCCGACGGTTGCGTCTGCGCTTGCGCAGCACGAACCGGAAGCCAAGGCGGCAGCCAAGGGTGGTCCTGACTTGACGCATGCAAATGCGTCAGAAGGGCTCTCGCAGCCGCAGGAAATGCGGTTCGATCTGGCCATCGCCACCTTCATCATCTTTGTCCTCCTCGCCGGCATCCTTGCCAAGTTTGCTTGGGGCCCGATTGTCGATGGGCTCGACAAGCGTGAGCAAGGGATTGCCAAGATGATCGATGACGCGAAGCTCGCTCAGCAGCAAGCCGAGGCTCAGCTTCGTTCGTACGAAGTCAAGCTCGCTGCCGCCGCTGATGAAGCTCGCACCATGGTTGCTCAGGCTCGTCACGATGCCGAAGCGACTCGTGAGCGGGAACGGGCCGAAACCAAGGCCTTGCTGGAAAAGGATCGTCAGCAAGCCAAGGCCGAAATCGAAGCGGCGAAAAATGTTGCCCTGCAGCAGATCGCCGAAAAGAGCGTCAACACGGCGATCAGCCTGGCCAGCAGCATTGTCCGCCGGGAAATCAAGCCCGAAGATCACGATGCTCTCGTGACCGACGCGCTTGGCAAGTTCACGAAGCTCAACTAG
- the lexA gene encoding transcriptional repressor LexA: protein MTDSLTKRQLAVFEFIREQVQTRGYGPTVREIGAHFEISSPNGVMCHLRALEKKGMLQRVRKQDRAVARAIELAPEWIEETKGLPMVGMVAAGPTTLSWEQAERVDFGEMFQRKNVFVLKVRGDSMIEAQISDGDYVVCKKTKNAQTGQMVVAQTGEDEATLKFWHPEANRIRLQPANSSMSPIYVQSATVLGVVIGVVRNMN from the coding sequence ATGACAGATTCACTCACCAAGCGGCAGCTTGCCGTTTTCGAATTCATTCGCGAGCAAGTGCAGACTCGTGGCTACGGCCCCACGGTCCGCGAAATCGGCGCGCATTTCGAAATCAGCTCGCCCAACGGCGTGATGTGCCATCTCCGCGCTTTGGAAAAGAAGGGGATGCTGCAACGCGTCCGCAAGCAAGATCGCGCCGTAGCCCGGGCCATCGAACTGGCTCCCGAGTGGATCGAAGAAACGAAGGGGCTGCCGATGGTCGGCATGGTCGCCGCTGGCCCCACCACTCTCTCGTGGGAACAAGCCGAGCGCGTCGACTTCGGCGAGATGTTTCAGCGAAAGAATGTGTTCGTGCTGAAGGTCCGCGGCGACTCGATGATCGAGGCCCAAATTTCCGACGGTGACTACGTCGTTTGCAAAAAGACCAAGAACGCCCAGACCGGCCAGATGGTCGTCGCCCAGACCGGCGAAGACGAAGCCACGCTCAAGTTCTGGCACCCGGAAGCAAATCGCATCCGCCTGCAGCCCGCCAATTCGTCGATGTCGCCGATCTATGTGCAGAGCGCGACGGTGCTAGGAGTCGTGATTGGCGTTGTTCGTAATATGAACTAA
- a CDS encoding anti-sigma factor, with amino-acid sequence MNERNTPNDSGILEEELVAYLDGELPDAERARIEKRLASDAACQRKLAQLQKAWDLLDMLSKAEPDAEFARSTVEMVAIQQEKEVEQLQVNAHRTKWLMFAGGGVAIAASLVAGFMLASYQLNAPERQLLQDLPVIQRVDELRYAESVDFLERLRREGLFAGEGEDAI; translated from the coding sequence ATGAACGAACGAAATACACCCAACGACTCCGGCATCCTCGAAGAGGAACTGGTCGCCTATCTCGACGGCGAATTGCCCGATGCTGAGCGGGCGCGCATCGAGAAGCGACTGGCTAGCGATGCGGCTTGCCAGCGCAAACTGGCCCAGCTGCAAAAGGCTTGGGACCTGCTCGACATGCTCTCGAAGGCCGAGCCCGATGCCGAGTTCGCCCGCTCGACGGTCGAGATGGTCGCGATCCAGCAAGAGAAAGAAGTCGAGCAACTGCAGGTCAATGCCCACCGCACCAAATGGCTGATGTTCGCCGGTGGCGGTGTGGCGATTGCCGCGTCACTCGTGGCCGGGTTCATGCTCGCCAGCTACCAACTCAATGCTCCCGAACGTCAGCTGCTACAGGACCTGCCGGTGATTCAGCGGGTCGATGAACTTCGTTATGCCGAGAGCGTCGACTTTTTGGAACGCTTGCGCCGGGAAGGTTTGTTTGCAGGAGAAGGTGAAGATGCGATCTAA
- a CDS encoding AtpZ/AtpI family protein, whose amino-acid sequence MRRGDAQNSYGELMQLAVSASSIVGGMVLPGLLGAYLDSRLGTNFCVLIGIGLGVVAGTVQLLALARRGAKSGNKPDDSNDDNEDSGRDSGT is encoded by the coding sequence GTGCGTCGTGGCGATGCCCAAAACTCGTATGGCGAGCTGATGCAGTTGGCCGTCTCGGCCAGTTCCATCGTCGGGGGCATGGTTCTTCCCGGATTGCTCGGCGCCTATCTCGATTCTCGGCTCGGGACGAATTTTTGCGTCCTGATCGGCATTGGACTCGGGGTGGTGGCGGGGACCGTCCAGCTGCTGGCGTTAGCTCGTCGCGGTGCGAAGTCCGGTAACAAGCCGGATGATTCCAACGACGACAATGAGGATTCAGGTCGTGACTCAGGCACGTGA
- a CDS encoding F0F1 ATP synthase subunit A, with the protein MADPVLHIKDAYFFEIPKKLWPRAFNTKQQVADVSKVWVELDDQFQDYEFHKQYHALEGLGVKLPSEDEAHDAWHNWVHPHDAHGHGDHHAAGHHGPNFGKPFDEFLNSKVAVRKTEFATWKSQKVQAASKLRSEDIRDANDLKYGDYQKADGFKTDAFDPFVDKMLTDAEFPAKWEEAKVAAADVAGFVKDESAETKWSDQKLADYSEHLSGKILIPQPFGRLRNLHEPEAGQLTITKYMIVEVAVALLIAIFFSWLARRVISGAAPKGRMWNFLEVFVVFIRDQIAVPAIGDGHHDEHPNDHHHSGDAASVDAGGHAIAAAANAGPGLGGNGHDHGHAGHGHGKKDHAHVSPAKKFTPLLCTIFFFVLGCNLAGMLPWIGAPTSTWGVTLALALVTFSAVVISGMAQFGFLGFFANQIPSMDMPWYMAIVLKPAIFLIEFGGLLIKHAVLSVRLLANMVAGHLVLLAIMALAFGAEAASQFTVDGSVSPMWWVAAGASILGCTLLSLLELFVAFLQAYVFTLLSALFIGAAIHKH; encoded by the coding sequence ATGGCTGACCCCGTACTCCATATCAAAGACGCCTACTTCTTCGAGATCCCGAAGAAGCTCTGGCCTCGCGCCTTCAACACGAAGCAGCAGGTTGCCGACGTCAGCAAGGTTTGGGTCGAGCTCGACGATCAATTTCAAGACTACGAGTTTCACAAGCAGTACCACGCCCTTGAAGGCTTGGGAGTGAAACTCCCTTCCGAAGACGAGGCTCACGACGCTTGGCACAACTGGGTGCATCCGCACGATGCTCATGGACACGGCGATCACCACGCTGCCGGGCATCACGGGCCAAACTTCGGCAAGCCCTTTGATGAGTTTCTCAACTCGAAGGTGGCAGTTCGGAAGACTGAGTTTGCAACCTGGAAGAGCCAGAAAGTTCAAGCCGCGTCAAAACTGCGATCCGAAGATATTCGGGACGCGAACGACCTGAAGTACGGCGACTATCAAAAGGCCGATGGCTTCAAAACCGACGCTTTCGATCCGTTCGTCGATAAAATGCTGACGGATGCTGAGTTTCCCGCTAAGTGGGAAGAAGCCAAGGTCGCCGCAGCCGATGTCGCCGGCTTCGTGAAAGACGAATCCGCAGAAACTAAGTGGAGCGACCAGAAGCTCGCCGATTACAGCGAACATCTCTCTGGCAAGATACTCATTCCTCAACCCTTCGGCCGGTTGCGAAACCTGCACGAACCGGAAGCCGGACAACTCACGATCACGAAATACATGATCGTGGAAGTTGCCGTCGCGCTGCTGATCGCGATCTTTTTTAGCTGGCTCGCCCGGCGCGTGATCAGTGGTGCTGCTCCCAAGGGGCGGATGTGGAACTTCCTCGAAGTGTTCGTGGTCTTCATTCGCGATCAAATCGCTGTCCCCGCCATCGGCGACGGGCATCATGATGAACACCCTAACGATCACCATCACTCCGGCGATGCAGCGAGCGTCGACGCGGGTGGTCATGCGATTGCCGCTGCTGCTAATGCAGGTCCGGGTCTGGGTGGCAATGGTCATGATCATGGCCATGCAGGTCACGGTCACGGCAAGAAGGATCATGCTCATGTCAGCCCGGCGAAGAAGTTTACGCCGCTGCTGTGCACGATTTTCTTCTTTGTGCTCGGCTGCAATCTGGCTGGTATGTTGCCCTGGATTGGTGCTCCGACTTCGACTTGGGGTGTGACGCTGGCGTTGGCTTTAGTGACGTTTTCCGCCGTGGTTATCTCCGGCATGGCCCAGTTTGGATTTTTGGGATTCTTTGCGAATCAAATCCCTTCGATGGACATGCCTTGGTACATGGCCATTGTTCTGAAGCCCGCGATTTTCTTAATCGAGTTTGGTGGTCTGCTGATCAAGCACGCCGTGTTGTCGGTGCGTCTGTTGGCCAATATGGTGGCCGGCCACTTGGTGTTGCTCGCCATCATGGCGCTCGCCTTCGGCGCTGAAGCTGCCAGCCAGTTCACCGTTGATGGATCCGTCAGTCCGATGTGGTGGGTCGCTGCAGGTGCTTCCATCCTTGGCTGCACGTTGCTGAGCTTGCTCGAATTGTTCGTCGCCTTTTTGCAGGCTTATGTGTTTACGTTGTTGTCGGCGCTCTTCATTGGCGCAGCAATTCATAAGCACTAA
- a CDS encoding DUF4912 domain-containing protein: MITTASSLTASSLKGQSLKDLTRLAKKNGVNVGNSMRKDDLVKALLRVSKPKKAKPKPAPAKAVAPKAVAKPASKPAAKAKPVVKAPARPAARPAPAPAAAKVHAPHTNGSHTKPHAKAKPEKPTAATKAQDKISQKIHASYAVRERLKDLSTAYTKAGSIANKKGSDKDRIVLMVRDPYWLQVSWQVTRTSVKRAEAALAEHWHTARPILRLMEVDGGATTSTAERVVREIDVHGGVTNWYIDVPNPPHSYRADLGYIAANGKFFSIARSNSVSTPAPDTADAIDENWTDIAENYEKIYAMSGGYAEESSSGDLQELFEERLQRPMVSPSGNQFGAGADRVVNKHRDFRFNVDAEMIVFGATKPDARVTLAGEPVKLRGDGSFTIRLSMPDKRQVLPIVSSSADGVEQRTVVIAVERNTKVLEPMVREQND, from the coding sequence ATGATTACTACAGCTTCGTCGTTGACTGCTTCTTCATTGAAGGGGCAATCTCTCAAAGACCTCACCCGCCTGGCCAAGAAGAACGGCGTCAACGTCGGCAATTCCATGCGCAAGGATGACCTGGTAAAGGCCCTGCTGCGCGTCAGCAAGCCGAAAAAAGCCAAGCCGAAACCCGCTCCTGCCAAAGCAGTTGCGCCCAAGGCAGTCGCCAAGCCAGCCAGCAAACCCGCCGCCAAAGCCAAGCCGGTGGTCAAGGCACCAGCCCGTCCAGCCGCTCGCCCCGCTCCGGCGCCGGCAGCTGCGAAGGTTCACGCTCCGCACACCAACGGCAGCCACACCAAGCCACATGCCAAGGCCAAGCCCGAAAAGCCGACCGCCGCGACCAAGGCGCAAGACAAGATCAGCCAAAAGATCCACGCCTCCTACGCTGTGCGTGAACGCCTGAAAGATCTGTCGACGGCTTACACCAAGGCCGGATCAATTGCCAATAAGAAGGGGAGCGACAAGGACCGCATCGTCCTGATGGTCCGCGATCCTTATTGGCTGCAGGTTTCGTGGCAAGTGACTCGGACCAGCGTCAAGCGGGCCGAAGCCGCCCTCGCCGAACACTGGCACACAGCCCGGCCAATCCTTCGCCTGATGGAAGTCGACGGCGGCGCGACCACCAGCACGGCCGAGCGTGTGGTCCGCGAGATCGACGTCCACGGCGGCGTGACCAACTGGTACATCGACGTGCCGAACCCACCGCACAGCTACCGCGCTGATCTGGGATACATTGCCGCCAATGGCAAATTCTTCTCCATCGCCCGCAGCAACTCGGTTTCAACGCCGGCCCCGGATACTGCCGATGCCATCGATGAAAACTGGACCGACATCGCCGAGAACTACGAAAAGATCTACGCGATGAGCGGCGGCTATGCAGAAGAAAGCTCCAGCGGCGATCTGCAAGAACTCTTCGAAGAACGCCTGCAACGGCCGATGGTTTCACCCTCGGGAAATCAGTTCGGCGCTGGCGCCGACCGCGTCGTGAACAAGCATCGCGACTTCCGCTTCAACGTCGACGCCGAAATGATCGTCTTCGGCGCGACCAAGCCCGATGCCCGCGTTACGCTCGCCGGCGAACCAGTCAAACTACGCGGCGACGGCTCGTTCACCATCCGCCTCAGCATGCCCGACAAGCGGCAGGTTCTGCCAATCGTTTCGAGTAGTGCCGATGGCGTCGAACAACGGACCGTTGTAATCGCCGTCGAGCGGAACACCAAGGTTCTCGAACCAATGGTCCGCGAGCAGAACGACTAA
- a CDS encoding RNA polymerase sigma factor: MSPGPLPPKNPPNSAANGADLPISYEQADPDVRLMLQVRAGSAAAFEELVLRYQARLLTVLEHLVNNREQAEDLAQEVFLRVYRARERYEPGAKFSTWLFTIANNVASNSLRSKSRRKEVGVPDRVGSDSTPMQLDQMALAASGQMPTRALDKAETAEVVRLALESLNPRQRMALLLSKFEEMSYQDIAASMEMSVQATKSLLSRARENLRVILAPYFENGVRPGELAAADAEDIV, encoded by the coding sequence TTGTCGCCAGGTCCATTGCCACCCAAGAATCCGCCCAATTCCGCGGCCAACGGCGCCGATCTGCCTATTTCATACGAACAGGCCGATCCCGACGTCCGGCTGATGCTGCAGGTGCGCGCGGGGAGCGCGGCCGCGTTTGAGGAATTGGTGCTGCGTTATCAGGCCCGACTGCTGACCGTTTTGGAACACCTGGTCAACAATCGTGAGCAAGCTGAAGACTTAGCCCAGGAAGTTTTTCTGCGGGTCTATCGGGCTCGCGAACGCTACGAGCCGGGGGCCAAGTTCAGTACTTGGTTGTTCACGATTGCCAACAATGTGGCGAGCAACTCGCTTCGTTCGAAGTCACGGCGCAAAGAAGTCGGTGTGCCCGATCGCGTGGGGAGCGACTCTACGCCGATGCAACTCGATCAAATGGCGCTGGCGGCCAGCGGACAGATGCCGACCCGCGCTTTGGATAAAGCAGAAACCGCGGAAGTCGTTCGGCTCGCGCTGGAGTCGCTCAATCCGCGTCAACGGATGGCGCTGCTGCTGAGCAAGTTCGAAGAGATGAGTTACCAGGATATTGCCGCGTCGATGGAGATGTCGGTGCAAGCCACCAAATCGCTGTTGTCGCGGGCGCGCGAAAACTTGCGCGTGATTTTGGCTCCGTATTTCGAAAACGGCGTTCGTCCTGGCGAACTTGCCGCCGCCGATGCCGAAGACATTGTTTGA